A region of Streptomyces deccanensis DNA encodes the following proteins:
- a CDS encoding IS5 family transposase — MARRKPWEVSDELWAVIEPLLPKHERRFRYPGRKRIDDRRTLQGVLFVLYTGVQWEFLPQELGFGSGPTCWRRLAEWQEAGVWEELQRVLLDRLRAADRLDFSRATVDASHVQAKRGRSSPKVGPSPVDRARPGSKHHVLTDARGTPLRVSLTGGHRHDVTQLLPLVDSLGPVRGKRGRPRRSPRTLYADRGYDYDIYRRRLRERGITPKIARRGRPHGSGLGKVRWVAESAIAWLHGPRRLRTRWETRDDMHDAFLQLAHCMTLARKHPAF, encoded by the coding sequence ATGGCGCGGCGGAAGCCGTGGGAGGTCAGTGACGAGTTGTGGGCGGTGATCGAGCCGCTGTTGCCGAAGCATGAGCGGCGCTTCCGGTATCCGGGGCGCAAGCGGATCGATGACCGCAGGACGCTGCAGGGTGTGCTCTTCGTCCTCTACACAGGTGTCCAGTGGGAGTTTCTGCCGCAGGAGCTGGGGTTCGGATCGGGTCCCACCTGCTGGCGTCGGCTGGCCGAGTGGCAGGAGGCGGGGGTGTGGGAGGAGCTCCAGCGGGTGCTTCTGGACCGGTTACGGGCGGCGGACCGTCTGGACTTCTCCCGCGCCACTGTCGATGCCTCGCATGTGCAGGCCAAGCGGGGGCGAAGCAGCCCAAAAGTCGGTCCGAGCCCGGTTGACCGCGCACGGCCGGGCTCGAAGCATCACGTGCTGACCGATGCCCGCGGCACTCCGCTGCGGGTGTCGCTGACCGGTGGTCACCGTCACGATGTCACCCAGCTTCTGCCGCTGGTCGACAGCCTTGGGCCGGTACGGGGCAAGCGGGGCCGGCCCCGGCGCAGCCCCCGCACGCTGTATGCCGACCGCGGCTATGACTACGACATCTACCGCCGCCGTCTGCGCGAGCGCGGCATCACACCGAAGATCGCCCGGCGCGGCCGGCCACACGGCTCGGGCCTTGGCAAAGTCCGGTGGGTCGCCGAGTCCGCCATCGCCTGGCTCCACGGACCCCGCCGCCTACGGACCCGCTGGGAAACCAGAGACGACATGCACGACGCCTTCCTTCAGCTCGCCCACTGCATGACCCTCGCCCGCAAGCACCCGGCTTTCTGA
- a CDS encoding RNAseH domain-containing protein translates to MLSPFPASRGNLILKPPTTPGGAWTLHGWSYTHRRWELYHQAQAAFHANAYPVGKMTDFDDDNRGLKTVAQHIDQALADLCDYLGGIPYTVTVDGVATRRLWLGLHNRRQGQPPTRNSTWLPASTLPARERPLAVVRINKDMDELPRPIRVSHRSVDGTVARTNKVTNLLYQVTPDFGSPTWLLATVPPQFDGAGAGRLGEAITRWSASHGSSDAENRRKNEVRPNWYSMTATEIYPIITTPASSMNQNTAPVEPQSLALAAARLCHQPLAWANRTRYPVPLHAAQQMDLDHPQYRRSALADDQDTEAVGDSVVAGNSNPADKQL, encoded by the coding sequence CTGCTGTCACCTTTCCCCGCATCTCGGGGGAACCTCATCCTGAAGCCCCCCACCACTCCCGGCGGAGCCTGGACCCTGCACGGCTGGAGCTACACCCACCGCCGCTGGGAGCTCTACCACCAGGCGCAGGCCGCCTTCCACGCGAACGCCTACCCCGTCGGCAAGATGACCGACTTCGACGACGACAACCGCGGCCTCAAGACGGTGGCCCAGCACATCGACCAGGCTCTGGCCGACCTCTGCGACTACCTCGGCGGCATCCCCTACACCGTCACCGTCGACGGCGTGGCCACCCGCCGCCTGTGGCTGGGCCTGCACAACCGCCGACAGGGCCAGCCGCCCACACGCAACAGCACCTGGCTGCCCGCCAGTACCCTTCCCGCCCGTGAACGCCCGCTGGCCGTGGTGCGCATCAACAAGGACATGGACGAGCTGCCGCGTCCGATCAGGGTGAGCCACCGCAGTGTCGACGGCACCGTGGCCCGCACCAACAAGGTCACCAACCTGCTATACCAGGTCACGCCCGACTTCGGCTCCCCCACCTGGCTGCTGGCCACCGTCCCGCCCCAGTTCGACGGCGCCGGAGCCGGCCGCCTCGGCGAAGCCATCACCCGCTGGAGCGCCAGCCACGGCTCCAGCGACGCCGAGAACCGGCGCAAGAACGAAGTCCGCCCCAACTGGTACAGCATGACCGCCACCGAGATCTACCCCATCATCACCACCCCCGCCAGCAGCATGAACCAGAACACTGCCCCGGTTGAACCCCAGTCCCTCGCGCTGGCCGCAGCCCGCCTCTGCCACCAGCCCCTCGCCTGGGCCAACCGCACCCGCTACCCCGTCCCCCTCCACGCCGCACAACAAATGGACCTCGACCACCCCCAGTACCGGCGCAGCGCGTTGGCCGACGACCAGGACACCGAGGCCGTCGGCGACAGCGTCGTGGCTGGCAACAGCAATCCCGCCGACAAGCAACTCTGA
- a CDS encoding transposase: MPAPRKYPLELRERAVRMYRTAEPKPVIRRMAEELGVHHEALRNWIRQAEADAGERDDLLTTEEKNELVQLRREVRDLRRANEVLRTASAFFAAQLDPTRPR; the protein is encoded by the coding sequence ATGCCTGCCCCGAGGAAGTACCCGCTGGAGTTGCGTGAGCGTGCGGTGCGGATGTATCGGACCGCCGAGCCGAAGCCGGTGATCCGCCGCATGGCTGAGGAGCTCGGCGTGCATCACGAAGCCCTGCGGAACTGGATCCGGCAGGCCGAGGCCGACGCCGGCGAGCGGGATGACCTGCTCACCACCGAAGAGAAGAACGAGCTCGTCCAGCTGCGGCGCGAGGTGCGGGACCTGCGCCGGGCGAACGAGGTCCTGCGGACGGCCTCGGCTTTTTTCGCCGCGCAGCTCGACCCGACCCGGCCCAGGTGA
- a CDS encoding IS3 family transposase, protein MTALLDEHPHLGVEPVLRELHIPSSTYYRWRQAEKDPCERIRQDTELTGQIRRIHQDSGGIYGSPRIHAVLKREGVHVGRKRVERLMRQAGLAGISPRRSKGFTRRDPDADLAPDLVQRDFTALAPNRLWVTDLTMIPTLEGPLWLSAIRDAFSRRVVAWETSARADADLVLTSLEYALASREVAPGELVHHADHGTQYTSIKLTTRLVRAGVQASMGSVGDSFDNALAENLWMLIKTECIRGRTFDTRAEANLALFEYIDGFYNPRRIQKRLGYLSPIEFEEKHYADQAAAEQVNLKPRQPALTC, encoded by the coding sequence GTGACCGCACTCCTAGACGAGCACCCGCACCTGGGGGTCGAGCCCGTACTGCGGGAACTGCACATCCCCTCCTCCACCTACTACCGCTGGCGCCAGGCTGAGAAGGACCCCTGCGAACGGATCCGCCAGGACACCGAGCTGACCGGGCAGATCCGACGGATCCACCAGGACTCCGGCGGGATCTACGGATCGCCCAGGATCCATGCCGTCCTGAAGCGCGAGGGCGTCCACGTCGGCCGCAAGCGGGTCGAGCGGCTCATGCGCCAGGCCGGCCTGGCCGGGATCAGCCCCCGCAGGAGCAAGGGCTTCACCCGCCGCGACCCAGACGCCGACCTCGCCCCTGACCTGGTGCAACGCGACTTCACCGCACTCGCGCCGAACCGGTTGTGGGTCACCGACCTGACCATGATTCCCACCCTGGAGGGGCCACTGTGGCTGTCGGCGATCCGCGACGCCTTCTCCCGCAGAGTCGTGGCCTGGGAGACCTCCGCCCGCGCGGACGCCGACCTGGTCCTCACCTCGCTCGAGTACGCACTGGCCAGCCGCGAGGTCGCCCCTGGCGAACTCGTCCACCATGCCGATCACGGCACGCAATACACGTCTATCAAGCTCACAACCCGCCTGGTCAGAGCAGGTGTTCAAGCGTCCATGGGCTCGGTCGGCGACTCCTTCGACAATGCCCTGGCGGAGAACCTGTGGATGCTGATCAAGACCGAGTGCATCCGCGGACGGACCTTCGACACCAGAGCCGAGGCGAACCTCGCGCTCTTCGAGTACATCGACGGCTTCTATAACCCCCGCCGCATCCAGAAGCGCCTCGGCTACCTCAGCCCCATCGAGTTCGAGGAGAAGCACTACGCCGACCAGGCAGCGGCCGAACAAGTGAACCTGAAACCACGTCAACCCGCCCTGACCTGCTAG
- a CDS encoding pPIWI_RE module domain-containing protein yields MQPDAANWVYSTVAWDLAHRLAQRTWRVDGQDIALRPDSSGGLIAWQQPWSNKAGTAHALARVRLALKTLPNVADPILVVSSQATRISRTMAYARTVLAEQAETALPIVEVEMAGRGRVRRIHRMSLQTLARLGMDHSVLHNIQQRVEAEQNADARGDNESQDEAEAGTVGLGPIRPVQGKTFSFPVGRGVGMHHLRELDRHIGQILAPTPLTVVQDSRARGFKQLPQAELSVQPGDIIRSLDAMNYQHLRLVCLWYRDEMRQRMIHGLASVFGLDPQTIDPAEGIPVPLDAGRVSAVFHCVPDFLVHGPTAGQETAVAHIPSLKKEPATLVGVWAETEFDAAAEEEDAMPPADRAGTASGPGPDEDAKHQARRTLARLGFVSQFTADRKEAKRKKPNGKQTDHQVILSLLDLCRSLGIIDRRIDQVMVDAIGPHAADQVAHCGIHVRRQSRQGKDRTAKICVTASVLRFPRCAGVAD; encoded by the coding sequence CTGCAGCCGGACGCGGCCAACTGGGTCTACAGCACCGTCGCCTGGGACCTGGCCCACCGCCTCGCCCAGCGCACCTGGAGGGTGGACGGCCAGGACATCGCCCTGAGACCGGACAGCAGCGGCGGCCTGATCGCCTGGCAGCAGCCCTGGTCCAACAAGGCCGGAACCGCGCACGCGCTGGCCCGGGTGCGGCTGGCTCTGAAGACCCTGCCCAATGTCGCCGACCCGATCCTCGTGGTCTCCTCCCAGGCCACCCGCATCAGCCGCACAATGGCCTACGCGCGCACCGTGCTGGCCGAACAGGCTGAGACCGCCCTGCCGATCGTCGAGGTCGAAATGGCTGGACGCGGCCGCGTCCGCCGCATCCACCGCATGTCCCTGCAGACCCTGGCCCGCCTCGGCATGGACCACTCCGTCCTGCACAACATCCAGCAGCGTGTCGAGGCCGAGCAGAACGCCGATGCCCGGGGCGACAACGAATCCCAGGATGAAGCCGAGGCCGGAACAGTGGGACTCGGCCCCATCCGCCCCGTCCAGGGCAAGACCTTCTCCTTCCCCGTCGGCCGCGGTGTCGGCATGCACCACCTGCGCGAACTCGACCGCCACATCGGACAGATCCTCGCCCCTACCCCCCTGACCGTCGTCCAGGACTCCCGCGCCCGCGGCTTCAAGCAGCTGCCCCAGGCCGAACTGTCCGTGCAGCCGGGCGACATCATCCGCTCTCTAGACGCCATGAATTACCAGCACCTGAGGCTGGTGTGCCTGTGGTACCGGGACGAGATGCGCCAGCGCATGATCCATGGCCTCGCCAGCGTCTTCGGCCTCGACCCGCAGACCATCGATCCCGCCGAGGGCATTCCCGTGCCCCTGGACGCAGGCCGCGTCAGCGCCGTCTTCCACTGCGTCCCCGACTTCCTCGTCCACGGCCCCACGGCCGGACAGGAAACCGCCGTCGCACACATCCCCTCGCTCAAGAAGGAGCCGGCCACCCTCGTCGGTGTCTGGGCGGAGACCGAATTCGACGCCGCAGCCGAGGAAGAGGACGCCATGCCGCCGGCCGACCGTGCGGGCACGGCGTCCGGGCCCGGCCCGGACGAGGACGCCAAGCACCAGGCACGGCGCACCCTGGCGCGACTCGGGTTCGTCTCCCAGTTCACCGCCGACCGCAAGGAAGCCAAGCGCAAGAAGCCGAACGGGAAACAGACCGACCACCAGGTGATCCTGTCGCTGCTGGATCTGTGCCGCAGCCTGGGCATCATCGACCGCCGCATCGACCAGGTCATGGTCGATGCCATCGGCCCCCACGCGGCCGACCAGGTCGCGCACTGCGGAATCCACGTGCGCCGCCAAAGCCGCCAGGGCAAGGACCGCACCGCCAAGATCTGCGTGACTGCCAGCGTCCTGAGGTTCCCCCGCTGCGCGGGAGTGGCTGACTAG
- a CDS encoding pPIWI_RE module domain-containing protein, with amino-acid sequence MPAPTTRACLDVLAYRCTPTLLDGATVHLRQFPTSVTSLWTLLDRQYKDIVKREEAQAPHSVLTGALRCLTGGYVFFDPKQGLLATRRPLDDDTLRDAFTLLHSLVLGHHPDDIDLNRPTPLAERVAETMPQERLLADYLITPDGPQTPDSSTAVRCSRTRPTGSTAPSPGTWPTASPSAPGGWTARTSP; translated from the coding sequence ATGCCTGCACCCACCACCCGCGCCTGCCTGGACGTGCTCGCCTACCGCTGCACCCCCACGCTGCTGGACGGGGCCACCGTCCACCTGCGCCAGTTCCCCACCAGCGTCACCTCCCTGTGGACCCTGCTGGACCGCCAGTACAAGGACATCGTCAAACGGGAGGAGGCACAGGCCCCGCACTCCGTGCTCACCGGCGCCCTGCGCTGCTTAACCGGCGGCTACGTCTTCTTCGACCCCAAACAGGGGCTGCTGGCCACCCGCCGCCCGCTCGACGACGACACCCTGCGCGACGCGTTCACCCTCCTGCACAGTCTCGTCCTGGGCCACCACCCCGACGACATCGACCTCAACCGGCCCACCCCGCTGGCCGAACGCGTCGCCGAAACCATGCCGCAGGAACGGCTGCTGGCCGACTACCTCATCACCCCGGACGGCCCGCAGACGCCGGACTCCTCCACCGCCGTGCGCTGCAGCCGGACGCGGCCAACTGGGTCTACAGCACCGTCGCCTGGGACCTGGCCCACCGCCTCGCCCAGCGCACCTGGAGGGTGGACGGCCAGGACATCGCCCTGA